A stretch of Desulfotalea psychrophila LSv54 DNA encodes these proteins:
- the flgL gene encoding flagellar hook-associated protein FlgL, with the protein MKVTNSSTYRQLLTNINRNQKSLQNLYLQNSSGIKFNRASDNPAAILPVLSSRSQITLNERFLSTLGSSADQMASTDTSLGAMENVLQRVKEISVNTINASLSQKDLNVFADEVGELKKQMLDTANAQVDGQYIFSGYSVTDAPFVANPDYEDSRYDEGDRSTWPIIYKGDNNRASLEVAEGEYLDISITGNELFSGIENSNWESPNQPGLKGDSLPSSGPVNPGKPGDILIKTGEKESTIPQSFLTDTGDNYAAKLASLLENPPQKLTGLDGLQNYRTGDSYKLDITSAGSTIPIELNGTPGQEFSLAGLQAELGNKLTPPDPNATSGTLANGVQYDLSTGELLLTSETPGTAIELSETVTDDPSPVISGFISTDGSKVEGLDKLSGLNLGDADTYQLEIESGEETVSIYLDGSADKEFTLAGLQTALGKQLSPAVNPPPKTGTLQNGVTYTLDDISGELTFANSSGKAINLSEKVTDQVSPAIKGFGETRKPNSGLNATVVAASADLGSPSGTAYALDITSGGKAVSIGLDGTPGQEVNIANISMALGKQLSPADATATSGTLSNGVSYDTSSGKLVLTGTENGADLDLSTSLNGAPATTKSHYGRVDIATDSNKKVAISGEGLNGAGLKETELKGSVTTDIFGVLTRLEESLRAGNIDDPDGPGGGVQENLGKIDLAAEQNRRKRSQLGVKASRIAQSTDQREGFLIDVKSTLSRYEDADMIKTLNDLMLQSTALEAALSVSGKISKLSILNYL; encoded by the coding sequence ATGAAAGTTACCAATAGCAGTACATATCGCCAGCTTCTGACAAATATAAACAGAAATCAGAAGAGTCTTCAAAATTTGTACCTGCAAAACAGTAGCGGTATTAAATTTAATCGAGCCTCCGATAATCCTGCCGCTATCTTGCCAGTATTATCAAGTCGTAGCCAGATAACCCTCAATGAACGTTTTCTCTCAACCCTTGGCAGTTCCGCCGACCAAATGGCCTCTACTGATACTAGCCTGGGCGCCATGGAAAATGTTCTGCAACGGGTCAAAGAGATTAGCGTCAATACCATAAATGCCAGCTTGAGCCAAAAAGACCTCAATGTTTTTGCTGATGAGGTGGGTGAACTGAAAAAGCAGATGCTTGATACTGCCAATGCCCAGGTTGATGGTCAGTACATATTCTCCGGCTATTCGGTCACCGACGCTCCCTTTGTTGCCAACCCAGACTACGAGGATAGCCGCTACGACGAAGGCGACCGCAGCACCTGGCCGATCATCTACAAGGGCGACAACAATCGAGCAAGTCTTGAAGTGGCAGAGGGCGAATACCTCGACATAAGCATCACCGGCAACGAACTTTTTTCCGGTATCGAAAACAGCAATTGGGAAAGCCCAAACCAACCGGGCCTCAAAGGCGACTCTCTTCCCTCATCTGGCCCCGTTAACCCCGGAAAGCCAGGTGATATCCTTATCAAAACGGGCGAGAAAGAGAGCACTATTCCGCAATCGTTCTTAACCGACACCGGGGACAACTATGCGGCAAAACTTGCCAGTTTGTTGGAAAACCCTCCGCAAAAGCTGACAGGACTTGATGGCCTACAAAACTACCGGACAGGCGACAGTTATAAGCTCGATATTACCAGTGCCGGCAGTACCATCCCCATAGAACTTAACGGCACCCCCGGCCAAGAGTTTAGCCTTGCAGGTCTTCAGGCAGAGCTTGGCAATAAGCTTACTCCACCAGACCCTAACGCAACCTCAGGTACTCTGGCCAACGGTGTCCAGTATGATCTCTCCACAGGAGAGCTACTCCTCACCTCGGAGACCCCCGGTACAGCGATTGAGCTGAGCGAAACGGTGACAGATGATCCAAGCCCAGTCATCTCCGGTTTTATATCCACCGACGGCAGCAAGGTGGAGGGATTGGATAAACTTTCAGGGCTCAATCTCGGCGACGCAGATACCTATCAACTGGAAATTGAAAGCGGTGAGGAGACCGTTTCCATCTATCTTGATGGCAGCGCCGACAAGGAATTTACCCTAGCCGGCCTCCAGACGGCCTTGGGCAAACAGCTCAGCCCAGCGGTAAATCCGCCGCCCAAAACGGGTACTCTGCAAAACGGTGTCACCTACACCCTTGATGATATCAGCGGCGAATTGACCTTTGCCAACTCCAGCGGCAAGGCAATAAACCTCAGCGAAAAGGTTACCGATCAGGTAAGCCCTGCGATTAAGGGCTTTGGTGAGACGAGAAAACCCAACAGTGGCCTCAATGCCACCGTCGTCGCCGCTAGCGCGGATCTCGGTAGCCCCAGCGGCACCGCTTATGCCCTGGATATTACCAGCGGCGGCAAGGCCGTCTCTATCGGCCTTGATGGTACTCCTGGGCAGGAGGTGAACATAGCAAATATCTCCATGGCCCTTGGCAAGCAACTTTCTCCGGCAGATGCCACAGCCACCTCTGGCACCCTGAGCAATGGTGTCTCCTACGACACCTCAAGCGGAAAGTTAGTCCTAACGGGAACTGAAAATGGTGCTGATCTTGATTTAAGCACAAGCTTAAATGGCGCTCCTGCCACCACTAAAAGCCATTATGGCAGGGTAGACATTGCCACCGATAGTAACAAAAAGGTAGCCATTTCCGGGGAGGGACTCAATGGGGCAGGACTCAAGGAGACCGAGCTCAAGGGATCTGTTACCACCGATATCTTTGGTGTGCTGACTCGCCTGGAAGAATCTCTCAGGGCTGGAAATATAGATGACCCCGATGGACCCGGCGGCGGTGTCCAGGAAAATCTTGGTAAAATTGATCTTGCCGCTGAACAAAACAGAAGAAAACGAAGCCAACTCGGGGTAAAGGCGAGCCGTATCGCCCAATCAACAGACCAGCGAGAAGGCTTCCTGATTGACGTAAAATCAACCCTCTCCCGCTATGAGGATGCTGACATGATTAAAACCCTGAATGATCTTATGCTTCAATCAACAGCACTCGAAGCGGCTCTGTCGGTAAGTGGCAAGATCTCTAAACTTTCAATTTTAAACTACCTCTAG
- the csrA gene encoding carbon storage regulator CsrA — translation MLVLSRKLGEGIVIGDDIVLKIVEIKGGTIRIGIDAPLDKKIYRQEVYQRIIAENQEASQWSIDDLDAISSLISPQPK, via the coding sequence ATGCTCGTACTCTCTAGAAAACTGGGTGAAGGTATAGTCATTGGCGATGATATTGTTCTTAAAATTGTAGAAATCAAGGGCGGAACTATCCGAATCGGTATCGACGCTCCTCTGGATAAGAAAATTTACCGCCAAGAAGTATATCAACGCATCATCGCAGAAAACCAAGAGGCCAGTCAATGGTCCATTGATGACCTTGATGCAATTTCGTCACTTATCTCACCTCAACCTAAATAA
- a CDS encoding flagellar assembly protein FliW → MNTIKTRFGVIDYDPANLLLFPNGLVGLPHLRNFIVMPNKKEGPLFWIQSVDDPDMAFVLTDPNNFFPDYQIQPGKDEHTTLGISGSDEYFILSVVTVPADQKITLNLAAPIIFTPTNNRAVQVILGGDGYSTKTPLPTVKRHERRSVVNE, encoded by the coding sequence ATGAATACAATTAAAACCCGTTTTGGTGTTATTGACTACGATCCAGCCAACCTCCTACTTTTCCCTAACGGTTTGGTCGGCCTACCGCATCTGCGCAATTTCATCGTTATGCCCAACAAAAAAGAAGGCCCCCTCTTCTGGATCCAGTCCGTTGACGATCCTGATATGGCCTTTGTTCTCACCGACCCGAACAATTTTTTCCCTGACTACCAGATACAACCCGGAAAAGATGAGCATACGACCCTTGGTATCTCGGGCAGTGATGAATACTTTATCCTCTCCGTGGTAACCGTGCCCGCCGATCAAAAGATTACCCTTAATCTGGCGGCACCAATTATTTTTACCCCGACAAACAACAGAGCCGTTCAGGTTATCCTCGGAGGTGATGGTTACTCCACTAAAACGCCACTTCCCACCGTAAAGAGACATGAGCGAAGATCTGTCGTAAACGAATAG
- a CDS encoding flagellin N-terminal helical domain-containing protein, with product MALTINTNIGSLNAQRNLGISQRDLATSMQRLSSGLRINSAKDDAAGLAISDRMTAQVRGLNQASRNANDGISMAQTAEGALQESTNILQRIRELAVQSANDTNTNSDRASLNSEVQQLKEELNRIASTTEFNGRKVIDGTMKDATFQVGPNAGKEESISFSVASSLTKDLSQDGVAIKAPGGRPVQGVSLSGSIPAGSLVVNGKEVGAATNNSELAAAIHTADEAVTARPINHQQFEFSKSQLEVKDDFPLTVNIDNATPVTATNFTINGVDPTKTVDTNDAKVLATAINAQTTDGKFAVEATASNVQEFSFTPITVLGTETYTLDLKTGTPLAALTPLVFKAPDTAVSQQNIVDKINTLAPKVTANIENNKVVISTQNGENLSIKDTLTAGGSSTGTGFNEAVEKPYSGELSLTSKEAFTVGSDTPAALEAMKIEAGKYPGPAIVAGKPVTGALKAGDLTINGRDIGAVEGDATKIAAAIQEVDTNIIATPENIQTIGWGDVNTSAGSYTLELDGKPIIIKTADDKIDGEEIAAAIGNTDGFTATYDNPNVVVTRAGGQNFTIKQRHDGTTAGFEASMSDGRDLRGTVQLKSNIEIDIAGQDPSKAGMIKGVNAPGVKGTYTLKLTLPDKVDPDAVITVDTKSAMASGVVTAEDVAKAINSDIKATMEFSAKVNDDGMLEITRNDGKKFKITEEIKQNGTDIDDTSAGMLGVGATAKDFVGQVELDSKIDIVLEGDSLGLAGLTGLGNSTISIDQINVLTSEASIIAMASVDEAIMDIDAIRGGLGAVQNRFTSTISNLSNVSENLSAARSRILDTDIAMETSAMTKNNILQQAGVSILTQANQTPQLALSLLKG from the coding sequence ATGGCTCTTACAATTAATACCAATATCGGCTCTCTCAACGCGCAACGTAATCTGGGTATCTCCCAACGCGATCTCGCCACATCCATGCAACGACTCTCTTCTGGTCTGCGCATTAACTCTGCCAAAGATGATGCCGCAGGACTGGCCATCTCTGACAGGATGACCGCTCAGGTACGTGGACTCAACCAAGCGTCCAGAAATGCCAACGATGGTATCTCCATGGCCCAAACCGCAGAGGGAGCCCTGCAAGAGTCAACCAATATCCTCCAACGTATCCGTGAACTTGCCGTTCAATCTGCCAATGACACCAATACCAACTCCGACCGTGCCTCCCTGAACTCTGAAGTACAACAGCTCAAAGAAGAGTTGAACCGTATTGCCTCCACCACCGAGTTCAACGGTCGCAAGGTCATTGACGGCACCATGAAGGATGCAACCTTCCAAGTGGGCCCAAATGCTGGTAAGGAGGAGAGTATCTCCTTTAGCGTCGCCAGCTCCCTGACAAAAGATCTCAGCCAGGACGGGGTGGCCATCAAGGCCCCAGGCGGCAGACCCGTACAGGGCGTCTCCCTGAGCGGCTCCATACCGGCCGGTTCCCTGGTAGTCAATGGCAAGGAGGTAGGAGCCGCCACCAATAACAGCGAACTGGCAGCTGCCATCCACACCGCCGACGAGGCCGTCACCGCCCGCCCCATTAACCATCAGCAATTTGAGTTCAGTAAAAGCCAGCTTGAGGTAAAGGATGACTTCCCCCTCACTGTAAATATTGACAATGCTACTCCTGTAACTGCCACCAATTTCACCATCAATGGTGTAGATCCCACCAAAACAGTAGACACCAACGATGCCAAGGTACTGGCAACTGCAATTAATGCTCAAACTACTGACGGAAAATTTGCGGTAGAGGCCACGGCCAGCAATGTCCAGGAATTTAGCTTTACCCCAATAACCGTATTAGGCACTGAGACATATACCTTAGATTTAAAAACAGGGACACCATTAGCCGCACTTACGCCCCTAGTCTTTAAGGCTCCAGACACAGCTGTTAGTCAACAAAATATTGTAGATAAAATTAACACGCTTGCACCTAAAGTTACCGCAAACATTGAGAACAATAAAGTTGTTATTAGTACCCAAAACGGGGAAAATTTAAGTATTAAAGATACATTAACAGCGGGTGGATCTTCCACCGGAACGGGATTCAACGAAGCTGTTGAAAAGCCATACTCCGGTGAGTTATCCCTGACCAGCAAGGAAGCATTCACCGTGGGGAGCGACACACCTGCAGCTCTCGAAGCAATGAAAATCGAGGCAGGTAAATACCCAGGCCCTGCCATCGTAGCAGGTAAACCGGTCACCGGCGCCCTCAAGGCCGGCGACCTGACCATCAACGGCAGGGATATCGGCGCCGTGGAGGGGGATGCCACCAAGATTGCCGCGGCCATTCAGGAGGTGGACACCAATATCATTGCCACCCCGGAAAATATCCAGACCATCGGCTGGGGCGATGTTAATACCAGCGCCGGTTCCTACACCCTGGAGCTGGACGGTAAACCCATTATTATCAAGACAGCAGATGATAAAATTGATGGTGAGGAAATTGCCGCAGCCATTGGTAATACCGATGGATTCACCGCTACCTATGATAACCCCAATGTAGTCGTCACCAGAGCAGGTGGGCAGAACTTCACCATAAAGCAACGCCATGACGGCACCACCGCTGGTTTTGAGGCTAGTATGAGCGATGGTCGCGATCTTCGTGGCACTGTTCAGCTCAAGAGTAATATAGAGATAGATATTGCCGGTCAGGATCCCAGCAAGGCGGGTATGATCAAGGGAGTCAATGCTCCTGGAGTCAAAGGCACCTATACCCTGAAGCTGACCCTCCCCGATAAGGTGGACCCGGACGCTGTTATCACCGTTGACACCAAATCCGCCATGGCCAGTGGAGTGGTAACAGCCGAGGATGTGGCCAAGGCAATCAACAGTGATATCAAGGCCACCATGGAATTTTCTGCCAAGGTAAACGATGACGGCATGCTTGAAATCACCAGAAACGACGGTAAAAAATTTAAAATAACCGAAGAGATAAAACAAAACGGAACGGATATCGATGATACAAGCGCCGGCATGCTTGGTGTTGGGGCTACGGCAAAGGACTTTGTCGGCCAGGTGGAGCTTGACAGTAAGATAGACATTGTCCTTGAAGGTGACTCCCTTGGCCTTGCCGGTCTGACCGGTCTGGGCAATAGCACCATCAGCATCGACCAGATAAACGTCCTCACCAGTGAGGCTTCCATCATCGCCATGGCCTCGGTGGATGAGGCAATCATGGATATTGACGCCATTCGCGGCGGACTTGGTGCGGTGCAAAACCGTTTCACCTCCACCATCAGTAACCTCAGTAACGTTTCCGAAAACCTCTCTGCGGCCAGATCCCGTATCCTTGATACCGATATTGCCATGGAGACCTCGGCCATGACCAAGAATAATATCCTGCAGCAGGCGGGTGTTTCCATCCTCACCCAGGCAAACCAGACACCACAGCTGGCCCTCTCCCTGCTTAAAGGCTAA
- a CDS encoding zinc ribbon-containing (seleno)protein DG — MGFLARIFAGDKASCSEQDAVLAIDIEMMYCPVCDEEYRGDMTHCVSCDVELITGEYKRSLLQQKMIGRAPRSMLLRDDEAMLTLQKGPMKEMKHLKTLLARVEIPARLLSDDPALGKCCGGPQLYLQVRETDRDEASQILHQDFQKSTHLASHNLVGMDRAIDEGRRENSCPACGHLFTTGQPCCPDCGLVFSA; from the coding sequence ATGGGCTTTCTAGCACGGATATTTGCCGGGGATAAGGCATCCTGTTCAGAGCAGGATGCAGTCCTGGCCATTGATATTGAGATGATGTACTGTCCGGTTTGTGATGAAGAGTATCGAGGTGATATGACCCACTGTGTCTCCTGTGATGTGGAGCTTATAACCGGTGAGTATAAACGCTCCTTACTTCAACAAAAGATGATTGGTAGAGCGCCGCGTTCCATGCTGCTCAGGGATGATGAGGCGATGCTTACCCTGCAGAAGGGGCCGATGAAGGAGATGAAACATCTCAAGACGCTTCTGGCCCGGGTAGAGATTCCCGCCCGTTTACTGTCCGATGATCCGGCCTTGGGTAAATGCTGTGGTGGCCCTCAGCTCTATCTACAGGTGCGAGAGACTGATAGGGATGAGGCAAGCCAGATCCTCCATCAGGATTTTCAAAAATCAACCCATCTTGCCAGCCATAATTTGGTGGGAATGGATAGGGCTATAGACGAGGGTCGCCGGGAGAACAGCTGTCCGGCCTGTGGCCATCTCTTTACCACTGGTCAGCCCTGCTGCCCGGATTGTGGTTTGGTCTTTTCTGCTTAA
- the hslU gene encoding ATP-dependent protease ATPase subunit HslU yields the protein MTISSSLTPKETLAELDRYIVGQAAAKRSVAIALRNRWRRQQVPSPLREEIAPKNIIMIGPTGVGKTEIARRLASLAQSPFIKVEASKFTEVGYVGRDVESMIRDLVELAISMVKDEEKKRIEGLAEANAEDRILDLLLPPTPVHSESSVDLLPASADVSAAGSSTKEKFRQMLRDGKLDEREVEVEVTETSQAPMVEVMGVSGMDDMQSNIQDAFSRMFPKKTKQSKMKVPDALDVLTKEEMEKLVDMEMVLKEALRRTEQSGIVFLDEIDKVASKGGSSHGPEVSREGVQRDLLPIVEGATVSTKYGMVKTDHILFIASGAFHVAKPSDLIPELQGRFPIRVELESLGKDEFVRILTEPENALTKQYIALLATEGVTLRFEDEAIEEIATIAVQVNESTEEIGARRLHTVVERVLDVLSFDACEREESEFVVTAQYVRDQLSEIAEDQDLSRYIL from the coding sequence ATGACAATTTCCTCATCACTTACCCCAAAAGAAACTCTCGCAGAACTCGATAGATATATCGTCGGTCAGGCAGCAGCCAAGAGATCCGTTGCCATTGCACTGCGTAATCGTTGGCGTCGTCAGCAGGTCCCCTCTCCACTGCGCGAAGAAATTGCTCCGAAAAACATCATCATGATCGGACCCACCGGTGTGGGTAAAACCGAGATTGCGAGAAGACTTGCAAGTCTTGCTCAGTCCCCCTTTATCAAGGTAGAGGCCTCAAAATTTACCGAGGTGGGTTATGTCGGCCGCGATGTTGAGTCCATGATCCGTGATTTGGTGGAACTTGCCATCAGTATGGTGAAGGACGAGGAGAAAAAGCGTATCGAAGGTCTTGCTGAGGCAAATGCCGAAGATCGTATTCTCGATTTACTTCTACCACCGACACCTGTTCACTCGGAGTCCAGTGTAGATCTTCTCCCGGCAAGTGCTGATGTGTCTGCCGCGGGAAGTTCCACCAAAGAAAAATTTCGTCAGATGCTTCGTGACGGTAAACTCGATGAGCGTGAGGTGGAGGTTGAGGTGACAGAAACCTCTCAGGCACCCATGGTCGAGGTAATGGGTGTTTCTGGTATGGATGATATGCAGTCAAATATCCAGGATGCCTTTAGCCGCATGTTTCCCAAGAAGACGAAGCAGAGCAAGATGAAGGTGCCCGATGCCCTTGATGTCCTCACTAAAGAGGAGATGGAAAAACTGGTTGATATGGAGATGGTCTTGAAAGAGGCCCTGCGTAGAACAGAGCAGTCTGGTATTGTTTTCCTTGATGAGATTGATAAGGTGGCCTCTAAGGGTGGCAGTAGCCATGGCCCTGAGGTTTCTCGTGAGGGGGTCCAGCGTGATCTCCTTCCCATTGTTGAGGGTGCCACGGTTTCTACCAAATATGGTATGGTCAAGACAGATCACATTCTCTTTATTGCCAGTGGAGCCTTTCATGTAGCAAAGCCTTCTGATCTTATTCCAGAGTTACAGGGACGATTTCCGATTAGGGTGGAGCTTGAGTCTCTGGGTAAGGATGAGTTTGTTCGTATTCTTACCGAGCCAGAAAATGCCCTTACCAAGCAGTATATAGCTCTTTTGGCAACCGAGGGTGTGACCCTTCGCTTTGAGGACGAGGCTATTGAAGAGATAGCTACCATTGCCGTGCAGGTAAATGAGAGTACCGAGGAGATTGGGGCCAGAAGGTTGCATACCGTGGTTGAGCGGGTACTTGATGTGCTCTCCTTTGATGCCTGTGAGCGTGAAGAGAGTGAATTTGTGGTAACTGCCCAGTATGTGCGTGACCAACTGTCTGAAATTGCAGAAGATCAGGACCTGAGTCGTTACATTCTCTAG
- the hslV gene encoding ATP-dependent protease subunit HslV has product MKNKRDQEKIRSTTILAIRHKGEVVVAGDGQVSMGNTVMKHNARKVRRLYHDQVITGFAGATADAFTLFDKLEEKLEQYNGNLMRAAVELAKEWRTDKMLRKLEALLIAADKDYSLLLSGTGDVIESDTGVLSIGSGGHYAQAAALALVHNSDLDAYEIAKASMKIAADICVFTNHSTTIEKI; this is encoded by the coding sequence GTGAAAAACAAAAGAGACCAAGAAAAGATACGATCAACGACAATTCTGGCTATTCGCCATAAGGGTGAGGTGGTAGTTGCCGGTGATGGCCAGGTTTCCATGGGTAATACTGTGATGAAGCATAATGCTCGCAAGGTACGTCGTTTGTACCATGATCAAGTTATTACTGGATTTGCCGGTGCAACTGCCGATGCCTTTACCCTCTTTGATAAACTGGAAGAAAAACTTGAGCAGTATAATGGCAATCTGATGCGAGCAGCAGTCGAGCTTGCCAAAGAGTGGCGTACCGATAAGATGCTCAGAAAACTTGAAGCCCTGCTGATTGCCGCCGATAAAGATTATTCTCTGCTTCTCTCCGGAACAGGTGATGTTATAGAATCCGATACGGGGGTTCTGTCCATTGGTTCTGGTGGTCATTATGCCCAGGCAGCAGCTCTTGCCCTTGTTCATAACAGTGACCTTGATGCCTATGAAATTGCTAAGGCATCCATGAAAATTGCCGCAGATATTTGCGTATTTACTAATCATTCTACTACTATTGAAAAGATATGA
- the xseB gene encoding exodeoxyribonuclease VII small subunit: protein MAKRTFESSLSKLEKITEELESGELSLEGSLKKFDEGIQLAQFCNEQLEGARAKVEILMKKDGKVQAVPFEEE from the coding sequence ATGGCAAAAAGAACCTTTGAATCTTCACTGAGCAAACTTGAAAAAATCACAGAAGAACTTGAAAGTGGCGAATTAAGTCTCGAAGGAAGTCTGAAAAAATTCGATGAGGGCATCCAACTCGCCCAGTTCTGCAATGAACAACTTGAAGGGGCCCGGGCAAAGGTAGAAATACTGATGAAAAAAGATGGCAAAGTTCAGGCAGTCCCCTTCGAAGAAGAGTAA
- a CDS encoding polyprenyl synthetase family protein — MNIKNYLEQKRSLVEEAMDRFMLEESGPFKKHIEAMRYSLFAGGKRIRPILCLAAADSICAQERTQENLLPVACALECIHTYSLIHDDLPAMDDDQLRRGKATNHVLYGEAGAILAGDGLLSWAFDLIADRGKGNLTAEKRLDICHMVARAAGSLGMVGGQQLDIQSENKEIDFDTLATIHRSKTGALITCSIMSGAIGAGANAKQLHALEEYGNNIGLAFQIIDDLLDATATTEELGKTAGSDAEHGKATYPLFFGIDKTREKAKAAVDNAIKALTLFDHRADPLRGLANYIYSRTN; from the coding sequence TTGAATATAAAAAATTATCTTGAGCAAAAGCGAAGCCTTGTTGAAGAGGCCATGGATCGTTTTATGCTCGAAGAATCTGGGCCCTTCAAAAAACATATAGAGGCAATGCGTTACAGCCTTTTTGCAGGCGGAAAACGAATTCGCCCGATACTCTGTCTAGCCGCAGCAGACAGCATCTGTGCGCAGGAGAGAACACAAGAAAACCTCCTTCCCGTTGCCTGCGCGCTTGAATGTATTCACACCTACTCCCTCATCCATGATGACCTACCAGCCATGGACGATGATCAATTACGCCGAGGAAAGGCGACGAACCACGTTCTTTACGGCGAAGCAGGAGCCATTCTCGCAGGAGACGGTCTACTCTCCTGGGCTTTTGACCTGATCGCCGATAGAGGTAAGGGTAACCTGACCGCTGAAAAACGACTTGATATTTGCCATATGGTGGCCAGAGCAGCAGGATCCCTCGGCATGGTAGGAGGGCAGCAACTCGATATTCAAAGCGAAAACAAAGAGATCGATTTTGACACCCTAGCCACCATTCACCGCAGCAAAACGGGAGCCCTAATAACCTGTTCTATAATGAGCGGGGCCATTGGTGCCGGAGCAAATGCCAAACAACTCCACGCCTTGGAAGAGTACGGCAATAATATTGGTCTTGCCTTTCAGATCATCGATGATCTGCTGGATGCAACGGCGACCACAGAGGAGTTGGGCAAGACGGCAGGCAGTGATGCTGAACATGGCAAGGCCACCTATCCCCTCTTTTTCGGTATCGACAAGACCCGGGAAAAAGCAAAAGCAGCCGTTGACAATGCCATAAAAGCCCTCACCTTATTTGATCATAGGGCAGATCCTCTGAGAGGACTTGCCAACTATATATATTCCCGAACCAACTAG